The proteins below are encoded in one region of Juglans microcarpa x Juglans regia isolate MS1-56 chromosome 4D, Jm3101_v1.0, whole genome shotgun sequence:
- the LOC121261602 gene encoding REF/SRPP-like protein At3g05500 encodes MAEGDLRSQDGMTSEEEEQMRLKYLEFVQVATIHAAVCFSNLYCYAKDKSGPLKPGVETVEGTVKSVVGPVYDKFHDVPVEVLKYVDRKMDASVTELDRRMPPIIKQASSQAFSAAQSAPLVARAVASEVKLAGVVDTASGIAKSVYTKCEPTAKDLYSKYEPKAEQCAVSAWRKLNLLPLFPQVAQVVVPTAAYYTEKYNQTVRDTSEKGYKVSSYLPLVPTEKIAKVFRGDGSESEPLFSSGNEAAVAAH; translated from the exons ATGGCTGAAGGAGATTTGAGATCGCAGGATGGCATG ACAAGTGAGGAGGAGGAGCAGATGCGGCTGAAGTACCTGGAATTCGTGCAGGTGGCTACAATTCACGCTGCGGTGTGCTTCTCGAACCTCTACTGCTACGCCAAGGACAAGTCCGGCCCTCTGAAGCCCGGCGTTGAGACCGTGGAGGGCACCGTCAAGAGCGTCGTCGGACCTGTCTACGACAAGTTCCACGACGTTCCCGTCGAGGTTCTCAAGTACGTCGACCGCAAG ATGGATGCATCTGTGACTGAATTGGACCGCCGTATGCCCCCAATTATCAAGCAAGCTTCTTCCCAGGCATTCTCAGCTGCTCAGAGTGCCCCCTTGGTAGCTCGAGCTGTTGCTTCCGAAGTTAAGCTTGCTGGGGTGGTGGACACTGCCTCGGGAATTGCCAAATCTGTTTACACCAAGTGCGAGCCAACCGCCAAGGATCTCTATTCCAAGTACGAACCCAAGGCCGAGCAGTGTGCAGTGTCGGCTTGGCGCAAGCTCAATCTGCTCCCTCTCTTCCCCCAGGTGGCTCAAGTTGTTGTCCCAACCGCAGCATATTATACAGAGAAGTACAACCAAACGGTGCGCGACACTTCAGAGAAAGGGTACAAGGTTTCTTCTTATCTGCCCTTGGTCCCTACAGAAAAGATTGCCAAGGTTTTCAGGGGTGATGGTTCTGAATCAGAGCCTTTGTTTTCCAGTGGAAATGAAGCAGCTGTGGCAGCCCAttga